A window from Mangifera indica cultivar Alphonso chromosome 2, CATAS_Mindica_2.1, whole genome shotgun sequence encodes these proteins:
- the LOC123206051 gene encoding uncharacterized protein LOC123206051 isoform X1 — translation MDELGSLWSYQAKLDELNHKLLYTTTELETVKMEARKYKEEVKHLLNLLKVAYQERDEAKDQMQKLLNKFMSSSPTEFHPNILSHLPHESPLVVVPTKANSSITESNSHSDTYNPQSHGSSPVNSIFDTVSSPDFSNINMADSRNLNFVNQPFVDDYNGPIPTGVVSSVVTKIDPASVLLDSLVKGKTLPQKGKLLQSVMEAGPLLQTLLVAGPLPRWRNPPPLQPFKIPPFSIRASETMSINQKPGAKLGCVAERSLNSSSSYLQMPCASPQMCSTSILNFSTCPAAAAVQSNEVLLTAGAIINNQIPPSKRQRFQY, via the exons ATGGATGAGTTAGGTTCTTTATGGAGTTATCAAGCG AAATTAGATGAACTGAATCACAAGCTTCTGTACACCACAACTGAACTGGAGACTGTGAAAATGGAAGCGAGGAAGTACAAAGAGGAGGTCAAGCATTTGCTCAATCTTCTTAAGGTTGCATATCAGGAAAGAGATGAAGCTAAAGATCAAATGCAAAAACTACTGAATAAATTCATGTCTTCAAGCCCAACTGAATTTCACCCCAATATACTTAGCCATCTCCCACATGAAAGTCCTCTTGTAGTTGTGCCAACAAAAGCAAATTCAAGCATTACTGAATCTAATAGTCACTCTGATACATATAATCCACAGTCACATGGGTCATCTCCTGTTAATTCCATTTTTGACACTGTTTCCTCCCCTGATTTCTCCAACATTAACATGGCTGATTCAAGAAACCTGAATTTTGTTAACCAGCCTTTTGTTGATGACTACAATGGCCCTATCCCAACAGGAGTAGTCTCTTCAGTAGTGACCAAAATTGATCCGGCTAGTGTGCTTCTTGACAGTCTGGTTAAGGGAAAAACTCTGCCTCAGAAAGGGAAACTATTGCAATCTGTGATGGAAGCAGGCCCCCTTCTGCAGACCCTGCTGGTTGCTGGCCCATTGCCGAGATGGAGAAATCCTCCTCCTTTGCAACCTTTCAAAATCCCACCTTTTTCCATAAGAGCTTCTGAAACTATGAGTATTAATCAGAAACCAGGTGCTAAATTAGGCTGTGTTGCTGAAAGGTCGCTGAATTCATCATCATCCTACCTTCAAATGCCTTGCGCCTCTCCTCAAATGTGTTCTACATCCATTTTAAACTTTTCAACATGtcctgctgctgctgctgtcCAGAGTAATGAGGTACTCTTAACTGCAGGTGCTATCATAAACAACCAAATCCCACCTAGCAAGCGGCAAAGGTTTCAATATTGA
- the LOC123197222 gene encoding DNA repair protein RAD51 homolog 4-like isoform X2 has translation MAPLKSLETEYPIIDANFQNFCASHAIFSVEDFVLHDLYQLAAFAEQQPTSERLKEGITQVFNIIDNLHQPWLNGMELLEDYLQNKHVLSSGFEGVDLLLQGGLREGQLTELVGPSSSGKTQFCLQTAANVAVKNMGYVVYLDTGNSFSAQRIAHFVGQITDSAFIQMGRGEYRVRLLIVDSISSLITPVLGGSGSQGRALMISAGFLLKKLAHEHNLAVLVTNHTVGGDGGVPKPALGESWKSVPHVRLCLSRNCGSNICNMSILKHPSMASGKAADFMIEL, from the exons ATGGCACCGCTGAAATCACTGGAAACAGAGTATCCAATAATAGACGCCAATTTCCAAAACTTTTGCGCTTCTCATGCCATTTTCTCAG TGGAAGATTTCGTCCTACATGACCTCTATCAGTTGGCTGCATTTGCTGAGCAGCAGCCTACTTCAGAGAGATTGAAGGAG GGAATTACTCAAGTCTTCAATATAATAGATAATCTGCATCAACCATGGTTGAATGGTATGGAGTTGTTGGAAGATTATCTGCAGAATAAACATGTTTTGTCAAGTGGGTTTGAAGG GGTTGATTTGCTTCTTCAAGGTGGACTGCGTGAGGGACAATTAACAGAGCTAGTTGGCCCATCATCATCTGGCAAAACACAA TTTTGTCTTCAAACTGCAGCAAATGTTGCAGTCAAGAATATGGGCTATGTAGTATACTTAGATACTGGCAACTCATTTTCAGCTCAACGCATTGCACACTTTGTGGGTCAGATCACTGACTCTGCTTTTATCCAG ATGGGCAGAGGAGAGTATCGGGTGCGATTGCTTATTGTTGATTCAATCTCATCACTGATTACCCCAGTCCTTGGAGGCAGTGGTTCACAGG GACGGGCTTTGATGATATCTGCTGGATTTCTGCTAAAGAAGTTAGCCCATGAGCATAATCTTGCAGTATTG GTGACCAATCACACAGTCGGAGGTGATGGAGGTGTTCCTAAACCAGCGCTTGGAGAGAGTTGGAAGAGTGTCCCACATGTCAGGCTATGTCTCTCTCGGAACTGTGGAAGCAACATTTGCAATATGTCCATTCTAAAACACCCATCTATG GCTTCTGGCAAGGCAGCAGACTTTATGATTGAGTTATGA
- the LOC123209476 gene encoding monofunctional riboflavin biosynthesis protein RIBA 3, chloroplastic-like — translation MDSILLPRPLFHHIRIHGFATPSQSVEFGLYRQRWLSSTCWSVGLSGFGAGNLSDDSFLNENENGSLLGAFDESGSAPFGTLDAEITPETIDFFVSDAEGDPDCPTDGFSSIEQALNTLRQGKFVIVIDDENRDVEGNLIKAASLVIPQDVAFMIKHGSGIVSVGMKEEDLERLKLPLMSQETKGEDSSAPTFTITVDAKSGTSTGVSASDRATTVVALSSPESKPEDFRRPGHVFPLKYRNGGILRRAGHTEASVDLLLLAGLRPVSVLSTIVDPNDGSISSLVSLRKLALEHSIPVVSITDLIRYQRKREKLVERTAISRLPTKWGLFQAYCYRSKLDGTEHVAIVKGDIGNGQDVLVRVHSECLTGDIFGSARCDCGNQLDLAMQLIEQAGKGVVVYLRGHEGRGIGLGHKLRAYNLQDQGHDTVQANIELGLAVDAREYGIGAQILRDLGVRTMRLMTNNPAKFIGLKGYGLAVISRVPVLTPITEENQRYLETKRTKMGHIYGSDISGPLSGFFISTINNKDSPEDELKKE, via the exons ATGGACAGCATTCTGCTACCGCGGCCCTTGTTTCATCACATCAG GATTCATGGATTTGCCACCCCTTCTCAGAGTGTAGAATTTGGGCTATACAGACAGAGGTGGTTAAGTTCCACCTGCTGGTCTGTTGGATTATCAGGATTTGGAGCTGGAAATCTGTCTGATGATagttttttgaatgaaaatgaaaatggttcTTTGTTAGGTGCATTTGATGAGTCTGGTTCAGCTCCATTTGGGACTCTAGATGCTGAAATTACACCTGAAACTATTGATTTTTTCGTTAGCGATGCAGAGGGTGATCCTGATTGCCCAACTGACGGCTTCTCCTCCATTGAGCAAGCACTCAACACACTACGCCAAGGAAAG TTTGTGATTGTGATTGATGATGAAAACAGAGATGTTGAAGGAAACCTCATCAAGGCAGCATCTCTAGTAATTCCTCAGGATGTGGCATTTATGATTAAGCATGGCTCAGGAATTGTTTCTGTAGGCATGAAAGAAGAGGATCTTGAGAGACTGAAACTTCCTTTGATGTCACAAGAAACTAAAGGAGAGGACTCTTCTGCGCCAACTTTCACAATCACAGTG GATGCAAAATCTGGGACATCTACTGGTGTTTCGGCTTCGGATAGGGCAACAACTGTTGTTGCTCTTTCATCACCAGAGTCTAAGCCAGAAGACTTTAGAAGGCCAGGACATGTGTTTCCACTGAAATATCGTAATGGTGGGATTTTAAGAAGGGCTGGTCACACTGAAGCTTCTGTTGATCTGCTTCTGTTGGCTGGTCTGCGGCCGGTTTCTGTTCTTTCCACCATTGTTGATCCAAATGATGGTTCCATTTCCTCATTGGTTAGTTTAAGGAAGTTGGCATTGGAGCACAGCATTCCAGTTGTCTCAATAACTGATTTGATCAG ATACCAGCGAAAGAGAGAAAAACTGGTAGAAAGAACAGCCATTTCACGTTTGCCAACTAAATGGGGTTTATTTCAAGCTTACTGCTACCGCTCGAAACTAGATGGAACTGAACATGTAGCTATTGTGAAG GGAGACATTGGAAACGGGCAAGATGTTCTTGTAAGAGTTCATTCAGAATGTCTAACTGGAGATATATTTGGGTCAGCTAGGTGTGACTGTGGCAATCAGTTGGATTTGGCAATGCAGTTAATAGAACAAGCTGGTAAAGGAGTTGTTGTTTACCTTCGAGGTCACGAAGGACGTGGAATCGGCCTAGGCCACAAACTTCGAGCCTATAATTTGCAGGATCAAGGCCACGACACCGTTCAAGCGAATATAGAACTTGGTTTAGCCGTTGATGCTCGGGAATATGGCATTGGTGCCCAG ATCCTAAGAGATTTAGGGGTTCGAACAATGAGGCTAATGACAAACAATCCAGCCAAGTTCATCGGTTTAAAGGGCTACGGCCTGGCAGTGATCAGCAGAGTTCCTGTCTTGACGCCCATTACAGAGGAAAATCAAAGGTACCTGGAAACAAAACGTACCAAGATGGGTCATATTTATGGCTCCGATATAAGTGGACCACTGTCCGGGTTCTTCATATCAACCATAAACAACAAAGATTCACCAGAGGATGAACTAAAGAAGGAATAA
- the LOC123209531 gene encoding protein SODIUM POTASSIUM ROOT DEFECTIVE 3-like, which yields MKGMDIFCSTPASTAVCSSMVSHRSIRPTHSSKLPYAPCSSQLPIIPRPYHDKSRKSNSAKQSDLRRKSAADIKDLNINHGSSRYLLSDKPFIDWLSESDPVSALVPADQSAKSTHVSSNESPASIKSSSTTKSPDQVVVLRVSIHCKGCEGKVRKHISKMEGVTSFSIDLPTKKVTIIGNVTPLGVLASVSKVKSAQLWPTSTRTSSSPSSNSPVVNMSYNK from the exons ATGAAAGGAATGGATATCTTCTGTTCAACGCCTGCTTCCACAGCCGTCTGCTCTAGCATGGTGAGCCACCGTTCCATCCGCCCTACCCATAGCTCTAAACTACCTTATGCTCCTTGTTCATCACAATTGCCCATAATTCCTCGGCCTTATCACGACAAGAGCAGAAAGAGTAATTCGGCTAAGCAAAGTGATTTACGTCGAAAAAGTGCAGCCGACATAAAAGATCTGAACATCAATCATGGTTCGTCTCGATATCTTCTTAGTGATAAACCCTTTATTGACTGGCTATCGGAGTCTGATCCTGTCTCAGCATTGGTTCCTGCTGATCAATCTGCAAAGTCCACGCATGTAAGCTCAAATGAGTCTCCTGCTTCAATTAAGTCCTCTTCAACTACCAAGTCCCCGGACCAG GTTGTGGTTTTGAGGGTGTCAATTCATTGCAAGGGCTGTGAAGGAAAAGTGAGAAAACATATCTCAAAAATGGAAG GAGTGACATCATTCAGCATAGATTTGCCGACAAAAAAGGTGACAATCATCGGAAACGTGACTCCTTTAGGCGTGCTTGCAAGTGTTTCAAAGGTGAAGAGCGCGCAGCTTTGGCCAACTTCAACAAGaacatcatcatcaccatcttCAAACTCTCCTGTGGTCAACATGAgttacaataaataa
- the LOC123206051 gene encoding uncharacterized protein LOC123206051 isoform X2, producing the protein MEARKYKEEVKHLLNLLKVAYQERDEAKDQMQKLLNKFMSSSPTEFHPNILSHLPHESPLVVVPTKANSSITESNSHSDTYNPQSHGSSPVNSIFDTVSSPDFSNINMADSRNLNFVNQPFVDDYNGPIPTGVVSSVVTKIDPASVLLDSLVKGKTLPQKGKLLQSVMEAGPLLQTLLVAGPLPRWRNPPPLQPFKIPPFSIRASETMSINQKPGAKLGCVAERSLNSSSSYLQMPCASPQMCSTSILNFSTCPAAAAVQSNEVLLTAGAIINNQIPPSKRQRFQY; encoded by the coding sequence ATGGAAGCGAGGAAGTACAAAGAGGAGGTCAAGCATTTGCTCAATCTTCTTAAGGTTGCATATCAGGAAAGAGATGAAGCTAAAGATCAAATGCAAAAACTACTGAATAAATTCATGTCTTCAAGCCCAACTGAATTTCACCCCAATATACTTAGCCATCTCCCACATGAAAGTCCTCTTGTAGTTGTGCCAACAAAAGCAAATTCAAGCATTACTGAATCTAATAGTCACTCTGATACATATAATCCACAGTCACATGGGTCATCTCCTGTTAATTCCATTTTTGACACTGTTTCCTCCCCTGATTTCTCCAACATTAACATGGCTGATTCAAGAAACCTGAATTTTGTTAACCAGCCTTTTGTTGATGACTACAATGGCCCTATCCCAACAGGAGTAGTCTCTTCAGTAGTGACCAAAATTGATCCGGCTAGTGTGCTTCTTGACAGTCTGGTTAAGGGAAAAACTCTGCCTCAGAAAGGGAAACTATTGCAATCTGTGATGGAAGCAGGCCCCCTTCTGCAGACCCTGCTGGTTGCTGGCCCATTGCCGAGATGGAGAAATCCTCCTCCTTTGCAACCTTTCAAAATCCCACCTTTTTCCATAAGAGCTTCTGAAACTATGAGTATTAATCAGAAACCAGGTGCTAAATTAGGCTGTGTTGCTGAAAGGTCGCTGAATTCATCATCATCCTACCTTCAAATGCCTTGCGCCTCTCCTCAAATGTGTTCTACATCCATTTTAAACTTTTCAACATGtcctgctgctgctgctgtcCAGAGTAATGAGGTACTCTTAACTGCAGGTGCTATCATAAACAACCAAATCCCACCTAGCAAGCGGCAAAGGTTTCAATATTGA
- the LOC123205140 gene encoding dirigent protein 10-like, which yields MHDILGGSNPSATAVTGVVANPAVSGQVPFAKPNGANIPVSNGIPLDNNNNGIVNNNNVPFLTGLSGNTASVVVQNNGNNNNFINGGFGVPVLNGGQLSAGSTLQKLMFGTLTVIDDELTEGYELGSGLVGKAQGFYVASSVDGSSQTMAFTAMFESSGYADSLSFLGVHRTAVSESQLAIMGGTGKYVNAKGYATVKTFPASNQHNTDGVETLLEISVYLAY from the coding sequence atgcATGACATACTTGGTGGATCAAACCCCTCGGCTACAGCTGTGACAGGTGTGGTTGCCAACCCTGCAGTGAGTGGTCAAGTCCCCTTTGCTAAGCCTAATGGTGCAAACATCCCGGTAAGCAATGGGATTCCTCTCGACAACAACAACAATGGCATTGTTAACAATAACAATGTTCCCTTCCTTACTGGCCTCAGCGGAAACACTGCTAGTGTGGTGGTCCAAAACAATGGCAATAACAACAACTTTATCAATGGAGGATTTGGAGTTCCAGTCCTGAATGGAGGTCAGCTCTCTGCAGGAAGTACCCTTCAAAAGCTCATGTTTGGAACATTGACAGTGATCGATGATGAACTAACTGAAGGATATGAGCTTGGATCGGGCTTAGTTGGGAAAGCACAAGGGTTTTACGTTGCAAGTTCTGTAGATGGGAGCAGCCAGACCATGGCTTTCACAGCCATGTTTGAAAGCAGTGGCTATGCCGACAGCCTCAGCTTCTTGGGAGTCCATAGAACTGCTGTCTCAGAATCTCAGCTTGCAATTATGGGTGGAACTGGAAAGTATGTGAATGCCAAGGGATATGCAACTGTTAAGACGTTTCCAGCAAGCAACCAGCATAATACAGATGGAGTTGAGACTCTCCTAGAGATTTCTGTGTATCTTGCATATTAG
- the LOC123209477 gene encoding UDP-galactose/UDP-glucose transporter 5B-like, with amino-acid sequence MAEPLAPETGLRGKKIWRMIFAVSGIMTTLVIYGLLQEKIMRVPYGVNKEYFRYSLFLVFCNRLTTSAVSAGFLLASQKALNPVAPVYKYCLVSVSNILTTTCQYEALKYVSFPVQTLAKCAKMIPVMIWGTIIMQKRYKGSDYLFALLVTLGCSIFILFPAGTDISPYNRGRENTAWGVSLMVGYLGFDGFTSTFQDKLFKGYDMEIHNQIFYTTLCSCVLSLTGLLLEGHLLLAIDFVYRHNDCFLDIVLLSTVATTSQFFISYTIRTFGALTFATIMTTRQLLSIMLSCVWFAHPLSWEQWIGAVIVFGSLYAKSFLRNVPKPPPPEFPMENIRNGASNPVKGNP; translated from the exons ATGGCCGAACCATTGGCACCGGAAACTGGATTGAGAGGGAAGAAGATTTGGAGAATGATCTTTGCTGTTTCTGGAATAATGACTACGCTTGTCATCTATGGCCTATTACAG GAGAAGATTATGAGAGTTCCATATGGGGTAAACAAGGAGTATTTTAGGTACTCACTATTTCTTGTTTTCTGCAACCGCCTTACAACATCGGCTGTCTCTGCTGGGTTTTTGTTG GCAAGTCAAAAGGCGTTGAATCCTGTTGCTCCAGTTTATAAGTATTGCCTCGTATCTGTCTCAAACATTCTAACCACAACATGTCAGTATGAG GCCCTCAAGTATGTGAGCTTCCCAGTTCAGACGCTTGCAAAGTGCGCTAAGATGATACCTGTTATG ATTTGGGGCACCATCATCATGCAAAAGAGATACAAGGGATCTGACTATTTGTTTGCTTTGCTAGTGACACTGGGTTgttcaatatttatattatttccg GCTGGTACAGACATTAGTCCTTACAACAGAGGGAGGGAAAACACTGCATGGGGTGTTTCCTTGATGGTTGGCTATCTTGG GTTTGATGGCTTTACTAGCACATTTCAAGATAAGCTTTTCAAAGGCTATGATATGGAAATACACAATCAAATATTCTACACAACACTGTGTTCTTGTGTTCTCAGCTTAACAG GTCTACTACTAGAAGGACATCTACTTCTAGCAATAGATTTTGTTTATCGCCATAATGATTGTTTCTTGGACATTGTGTTACTTTCTACT GTAGCTACCACCAGTCAGTTCTTCATTTCTTACACAATTCGAACATTTGGTGCCCTCACATTTGCCACCATAATGACCACAAGACAG CTGTTGAGCATCATGCTGTCATGTGTGTGGTTTGCCCATCCACTTAGCTGGGAACAGTGGATTGGAGCA GTTATTGTTTTTGGTTCTCTATATGCGAAAAGCTTCTTGAGAAATGTACCAAAGCCTCCACCTCCTGAATTTCCTATGGAAAACATACGAAATGGTGCATCTAATCCTGTGAAGGGGAACCCTTGA
- the LOC123197222 gene encoding DNA repair protein RAD51 homolog 4-like isoform X1, protein MAPLKSLETEYPIIDANFQNFCASHAIFSVEDFVLHDLYQLAAFAEQQPTSERLKEGITQVFNIIDNLHQPWLNGMELLEDYLQNKHVLSSGFEGVDLLLQGGLREGQLTELVGPSSSGKTQFCLQTAANVAVKNMGYVVYLDTGNSFSAQRIAHFVGQITDSAFIQAKQKIIQKAMSSIVRPTVFDIFSMFDVLCQLEFDLRSQMGRGEYRVRLLIVDSISSLITPVLGGSGSQGRALMISAGFLLKKLAHEHNLAVLVTNHTVGGDGGVPKPALGESWKSVPHVRLCLSRNCGSNICNMSILKHPSMASGKAADFMIEL, encoded by the exons ATGGCACCGCTGAAATCACTGGAAACAGAGTATCCAATAATAGACGCCAATTTCCAAAACTTTTGCGCTTCTCATGCCATTTTCTCAG TGGAAGATTTCGTCCTACATGACCTCTATCAGTTGGCTGCATTTGCTGAGCAGCAGCCTACTTCAGAGAGATTGAAGGAG GGAATTACTCAAGTCTTCAATATAATAGATAATCTGCATCAACCATGGTTGAATGGTATGGAGTTGTTGGAAGATTATCTGCAGAATAAACATGTTTTGTCAAGTGGGTTTGAAGG GGTTGATTTGCTTCTTCAAGGTGGACTGCGTGAGGGACAATTAACAGAGCTAGTTGGCCCATCATCATCTGGCAAAACACAA TTTTGTCTTCAAACTGCAGCAAATGTTGCAGTCAAGAATATGGGCTATGTAGTATACTTAGATACTGGCAACTCATTTTCAGCTCAACGCATTGCACACTTTGTGGGTCAGATCACTGACTCTGCTTTTATCCAG GCTAAACAAAAGATTATTCAAAAAGCAATGAGTAGCATTGTACGTCCCACAGTGTTTGACATCTTCTCTATGTTTGATGTGCTATGTcagcttgagtttgatttgagatCTCAG ATGGGCAGAGGAGAGTATCGGGTGCGATTGCTTATTGTTGATTCAATCTCATCACTGATTACCCCAGTCCTTGGAGGCAGTGGTTCACAGG GACGGGCTTTGATGATATCTGCTGGATTTCTGCTAAAGAAGTTAGCCCATGAGCATAATCTTGCAGTATTG GTGACCAATCACACAGTCGGAGGTGATGGAGGTGTTCCTAAACCAGCGCTTGGAGAGAGTTGGAAGAGTGTCCCACATGTCAGGCTATGTCTCTCTCGGAACTGTGGAAGCAACATTTGCAATATGTCCATTCTAAAACACCCATCTATG GCTTCTGGCAAGGCAGCAGACTTTATGATTGAGTTATGA
- the LOC123197212 gene encoding glutelin type-D 1-like, translating into MDLDLTPKLPKKIYGGDGGSYYAWSPSELPMLREGNIGASKLGLEKNGLALPSYSDSNKVAYVLQGNGVAGIILPEKEEKCIAIKKGDAIALPFGVVTWWYNKEDTELVVLFLGDTSKAHKAGEFTEFFLAGPKGMYTGFTTEFVSRAWDLDENTVKSLVGKQSGHGIVKLGAGVKMPEPKKEHREGMALNCEEAPLDVDVKNGGRVVLLNTKNLPLVGEIGLGADLVRLDGKAMCSPGFSCDSALQVTYVVRGSGRVQVVGADGKRVLETTIKAGNLFIVPRFFVVSKIADPDGMAWFSIITTPNPIFTNLAGKTSILKAVSPAVLEASFNVGPDLEKALRSKRMSDAVFFPPPN; encoded by the exons atggATCTTGATTTGACACCCAAGTTGCCCAAGAAAATTTATGGAGGAGATGGAGGATCGTACTATGCATGGAGCCCATCAGAGTTGCCAATGCTGCGTGAAGGGAACATTGGTGCTTCTAAACTTGGTCTTGAAAAGAATGGCCTTGCTCTTCCTTCTTACTCTGATTCCAACAAGGTCGCTTATGTTCTTCAAG GCAATGGAGTCGCTGGAATTATCCTTCCtgaaaaggaagagaagtgtATTGCAATCAAGAAGGGTGATGCTATTGCTCTTCCTTTTGGAGTTGTAACGTGGTGGTATAACAAGGAGGACACTGAATTGGTAGTTCTCTTCTTGGGTGATACCTCGAAGGCCCACAAAGCCGGTGAATTCACTGAATTCTTTCTTGCTGGTCCCAAGGGCATGTACACTGGTTTCACTACTGAATTTGTGAGCCGAGCATGGGACTTGGATGAAAATACTGTTAAATCCCTTGTTGGAAAGCAGTCAGGTCATGGAATTGTCAAGCTTGGGGCAGGTGTTAAGATGCCTGAGCCAAAGAAGGAACATCGCGAAGGTATGGCTCTGAATTGTGAGGAAGCTCCTCTAGATGTTGACGTTAAGAATGGTGGACGGGTTGTCTTGTTGAATACTAAGAACCTTCCTTTAGTCGGGGAGATTGGTCTTGGTGCTGATCTGGTTAGGTTGGATGGAAAAGCCATGTGCTCTCCGGGTTTTTCTTGTGATTCTGCTTTGCAGGTGACTTATGTTGTTAGGGGCAGTGGCCGAGTCCAAGTTGTTGGTGCTGATGGCAAAAGGGTGTTGGAAACAACCATCAAGGCTGGTAATCTGTTCATTGTTCCAAGGTTCTTTGTTGTTTCAAAGATCGCTGACCCTGATGGCATGGCGTGGTTCTCAATCATCACCACTCCTAA TCCTATATTCACAAATTTGGCCGGAAAGACATCAATATTGAAGGCTGTATCACCTGCAGTGTTAGAGGCATCTTTCAATGTAGGACCAGATTTGGAGAAAGCTCTTCGCTCCAAGAGGATGTCTGATGCAGTCTTCTTTCCTCCACCGAACTAA
- the LOC123205136 gene encoding pentatricopeptide repeat-containing protein At1g07740, mitochondrial-like, with protein MIHSRLKALNNQAQALLVRRCNKHTHSQQTYTPVRNKPKTKTKRRIQQPRKPIPFVSDLKQIHDPEEALSFFHEYQQMGYKHDYPSYASLIYKLARARHYEAVETILGYIQNYSIRCKEILFIALIQHYGKARLVDKAVQLFHKITSFDCVRTLQSWNTLLYVLIDNDRFHDAKDMFDSFDKMGLRPNSISFNIMINGWLQKGDWEEACRVFDEMLERKVQPSVVTYNSLIGFLCRKGDVEKAKGVFKDMVNKGKYPNAVTYALLMEGLCSIDEFKEAKKLMFDMAYRGCKPKLINFGVLMTDLGKRGKIDEAKSLLAEMNKRRFKPDVVIYNILINYLCKEGRAAEGYKVFIEMQVGGCEPNAATYRMMADGFCKIGDFEGGLKVLNSMLISRHCPRLETFCCLIEGLLKSGKIDDACFILEEMEKRKLRLDLNVWEGLVRDACVGDEGAGGLVGELIYAH; from the coding sequence ATGATCCATTCAAGATTGAAAGCTCTCAACAACCAAGCGCAAGCTCTCCTTGTCCGCCGATGCAACAAGCACACTCATTCTCAACAAACCTACACCCCTGTTCGAAACAAacccaaaaccaaaacaaaacgaAGAATTCAACAGCCACGAAAACCCATTCCATTTGTATCCGATTTGAAACAAATACATGATCCAGAGGAGGCATTGTCCTTCTTCCACGAGTACCAACAAATGGGCTATAAACATGATTACCCTTCATATGCTTCTCTTATTTACAAACTAGCGCGTGCTCGCCATTATGAAGCCGTTGAGACAATTCTTGGTTACATTCAAAATTACAGTATTCGATGCAAAGAAATCCTTTTCATTGCTTTGATTCAACATTATGGAAAGGCCCGTTTGGTTGATAAGGCCGTTCAACTTTTTCACAAAATAACTTCTTTTGATTGTGTACGTACATTACAGTCTTGGAATACATTACTTTATGTACTTATTGATAATGATAGGTTTCATGATGCCAAGGACATGTTTGACAGTTTTGATAAAATGGGTCTTCGTCCAAATTCGATTTCGTTCAATATAATGATCAACGGATGGTTACAGAAGGGTGACTGGGAAGAAGCTTGTAgagtgtttgatgaaatgcttGAGAGAAAAGTTCAACCGAGTGTTGTGACTTATAATAGTCTTATTGGCTTTTTGTGTAGAAAGGGTGACGTGGAGAAAGCCAAGGGTGTGTTTAAGGACATGGTTAACAAAGGGAAATACCCTAATGCGGTTACATATGCATTGTTGATGGAAGGTTTGTGTTCTATAGATGAGTTTAAAGAAGCTAAAAAGTTGATGTTTGATATGGCATATAGAGGGTGTAAAccaaaacttataaattttggTGTGTTGATGACTGATCTTGGTAAGAGAGGGAAGATTGATGAGGCGAAATCTTTACTTGCTGAGATGAACAAAAGGCGTTTTAAGCCAGACGTTGTGATATAcaatatattgataaattacCTTTGTAAGGAGGGCAGAGCAGCTGAgggttataaagtttttattgAGATGCAAGTTGGAGGTTGTGAGCCAAATGCTGCTACGTATAGGATGATGGCCGATGGATTCTGTAAGATTGGGGATTTTGAGGGTGGTTTGAAGGTTTTAAATTCAATGTTAATTAGTCGGCATTGTCCTCGGTTGGAAacattttgttgtttgattgaGGGACTGTTGAAGAGTGGAAAGATCGATGATGCTTGCTTTATTTTGGAGGAAATGGAGAAGAGAAAGTTGAGACTTGATTTAAATGTATGGGAAGGTCTAGTTAGGGATGCTTGTGTTGGTGATGAAGGTGCTGGTGGGCTTGTGGGTGAACTTATATATGCCCATTAA